Part of the Spirochaetota bacterium genome, TTGTATGCTGCATAAGCAGCCTTGTTATCGGCAGTTCCTGGACAACAGCTGCAACGATAGGAGTAGCACTTGTGGGGATGGCTGATGCAATGAATGTATCTCCTGCCATTTGTGCTGGTGCTGTTGTTTCAGGTGCATATTTTGGCGATAAACTATCTCCACTTTCAGATACAACGAATTTAGCCCCAGGTGTTTCAGATACCGATCTTTTTTCTCATATACGTGCCATGATGGCAACTACTATCCCAGCTTGGGGAATAGCACTTATAGGCTTTATTGTGGCAAACATATATATTGTCCCTGATACAAATAGTCGACTGGAACAGATTGGTTCTATACTACATACATTGGAGTCATCCTTCAACCTTCACCCTGTTACAATTCTTCCACTTGCTTGTGTTATAATCATGGCATTACTTCGTTTTCCGGCTGTTGTAATTCTTTTATCAGGAAGCTTTGTTGCAATACTGATTGGGTGGCTTGTACAATCACATAGTTTGATTTCAGTGCTTCAATCTGCATACTCAGGCTATTCAATTGATACAGATAATGAAATAATTAATAATCTTTTAAACCGCGGTGGTATCGTTAGTTTTCTGGAAACAACTCTTATCATTCTCTGCGCAACAGGATTAGGAGGCATTTGGGAAAGCGGAGGATATATAACATCGCTACATGATAATTTGCTTCATAAAATTAAGACCAATAAAATGCTTATAATAGCAACAGTTGTTACAGCAACTATCTCAAATATAATTATGGCCGAACAATATTTATCTATCGTAATAACTGGCAGAATATATAAAGATGCATATAAACGAAAAAAACTACAACCATTTATGCTTTCCCGCTCGCTTGAGGATGGCGGCACAGTGACATCAGCACTGGTGCCCTGGAATTCCTGTGGGGCATTCATGAGCTCTGCTCTTGGGGTATCTACTGTGCAGTATCTTCCATTTGCCTTTTTTAATCTTGTAATGCCGACTGTTGCAATTGTCTTGACAGCATTAGGGCTATTTATCTACAGGAAGAAAGAAAACTAATTGTTTTCAACTCAAAATAAAGAAGAACTCAGGAGTAATTATTCATGCAAAATAACATAAAAAAAATACCTTCTCGTGAAGAAATCCCTGCTGAATATAAATGGGACCTTACCCCTTTGTTTTTATCCGATAGTGACTGGGAAGCCTTATACAAGGCAATAGAAAATGCATTGCCCACATATACTCAGTATGAAGGCAAGTTACAAGACTCGTTTGACGTTTTTCTTAACGCAATTGAATTTGATTTATCCATTGCACGTGATATTGACAGGCTCTATACGTATGCGCATTTAAAAAGCGATGAGGACACCACCAATCAGAATGCGCAGGCAATGCTACAAAAAGCACACGCAATAGCCCAGCGTGCTGCAGAAGCTTCAAGCTTTTTAGTACCCGAAATACAATCACTGCCTGAAGCTGTTATCAATAACTATCTGTCACATCCTGAAATGACCCTCTATACATTTTATATTGAAAAAATACTCCGTTATAAAGACCATACACTTTCAAAAGAGATTGAAGAAATTCTGGCAATGGCGCATGAAGTTGTAATTGCACCGGTGGAATTTTTCCGTAAGCTTGACAATGCCGACATGCACTTTGGCACAATCACCACTGAAGATGGCACAACCGTTGAATTAAGCCACGGAAATTTTATCACATTTTTGATGAACTATAACCGTGATATACGCATGAATGCCTTTCATACCTACTATCAGGCATACTCCAATCATAAATACAGTCTTGCACAGTCACTAGCAAGTTCGGTGAAGAAGGATGTTTTTTTTGCACGCGTTAGAAAGTTCAAAAGTTGCTTGCATCAGGCCTTGTTTCCTGACAATATCCCTGAAAGCGTCTACCACTACCTCATAGAAACAGTCACATCAAATCTGCACGGGCTTTTTAAATATTTAAACTATAGAAAAGAGGCATTACAACTTGATGAACTGCACTTTTATGATACTTATGTACCGTTAGTTGAGGATATCCCTTTTAGCATGGAATATGAAGAAGCCTGTAATCTCTGTGCCCAGGCACTGCACCTACTTGGCGATGAATATGTTTCTGTTTTGCATAAGGGCTTGCTGGGAGGATGGGTTGACCGCTATGAAAACAGGGGCAAGATAAGCGGTGCGTATTCATCTGGCTGTTATGACTCTCCACCATATATTCTTATGAACTATGATGCACATACCATCAACAGCCTCTACACCCTCATACACGAATCAGGCCACTCCATGCATTCATATTATTCCAGGAAAAACCAGCCATATGTGTACCACGAGTACACCATCTTTGTTGCTGAAGTTGCCTCCACTCTCAATGAAATTCTCTTAAGCCACTATCTGTTGCAGCGTTATAGTGATAATCCTCACATGCAGGCATATATCCTTAATCGTGAAATAGATGAAATACGGGGCACATTATTCAGGCAAACAATGTTTGCAGAATTTGAGCTTATTACACATACCATGGCTGAGAATAATAATCCCCTTACGTTCCAGTCCCTCACAGAAACGTATACTAACCTGTTACAAAAATACTTTGGCACTACTATTACAATCGATAGCGAGCTTTGTATTGAGTACCTGCGTATACCACATTTTTACTCATCATTTTATGTATATAAATACGCAACAGGAATAGCAGCGGCACTCTCACTTGCTCGGCACATTATAAAAGACCCTGATGCATCAAAGCGTTACCTCCAATTCCTGTCGTTAGGTGGGAGCAAATTCCCCCTTGAGCAATTACGGGTTGCTGGTGTTGATATGGAGTCGCCTGCACCAATTATAGATGCCCTACATTATTTTGACAGCCTTGTAGACAGGTTTATTGAAATTCATAAAAAGCTTCATTAATGCGATAGCTTCTGTAAAAGTTTCTGTGCCTTGACATTACCTGGATCAGCAGCAAGGATTTTATTACAGTATTCTATTGCTTCGCTTGTTTTATGCAACGCTGCACAAATTGCTGCCATAATCGATAGTGCAGGGATATATGAGGGCTGCAAGGAAAGTGAATGTGCTGCAGCACGATACGCCTCATCATAATTATGCAGCTTATAATGAGCTATCGCCAAAAAATATTGTGCCTGGTTGTCATCAGGTTTCTTTGCCACATACTCCTTGAGATGTACCAGTGCATAGTTGAACTGACGTGTATATATATATGAACGTGCTAAAAGATTAAGTGCCTCAACATCATCTGGATTCATTATAACTGACCGCTTCAGTTCATCAATTGCAAGCTCATATTTCTTTTCTGCAAAAAGCTGTTTTCCATTTTCACGATGCTGTAGTGCATTATACATAATTGGATCAAGTTCAAGCAGCACAAACGTCATATCATCACGAGGTGGAGTGCCGCCTAAAAACTTTTCCCATTGTGCAATAATATAGTGTTTGGCATCATCTATGGGCATATCAAGTGTTTCCAGTAAAAGCTTCTCTACTCTCTCATCACTAAAGTCTTCATTATTCCAGTTGCGCGACTCGGGCAAACCATCAGTATACAAAAACACTCTGTCACCAGGTTCCAGTATCCCAAAATTATCTTCAAAAAGTCCACCAACTTCTTCATTGGGAAGAGCACCCAGAAATATCCCTCCAGTATCCCAGTATTGCAAAGTACCTGTATTCCGTTTGCAAACTATAGCTCTTCGATGCGACCCGTTTGCATACATAACATCATACGTTGGAAATATCACCATGAAAAATGCAGTTGCATATTCCTGTGTGCGAATGATACTCACCAGTTGATTGTTGACATCAGCAAAGATGCGTCGCGGCAACATGTACTTGCGGCATGCCTCCTGAAAGCTTATCTTCACCATGGTGCTTACCAGGGCTGCAGGAATGCCATGCCCTGATACATCAGCAATCAAAATACCCAGGCAATCATTGGGCATGCGGATAATATCAAAAAGGTCACCCCCAATATCACTGGAGGCCCTGTTGTACGCAAGTATCCTTATGGCATTATGGAGTATAGGTGTTTGCGGCAAAATGCCTTGTTGAATATTGGCAGCTATCTTCAATTCTTTATCTATTAGGTCATTCTTTTCTTTTAATGTCATAAGGGCCTGATTCAATTCTCTAGTTCTTTGCTCAACTTTTTGTTCCAAATTCCTGCGTATATCATTTACCTCATAGGCAGCAGCTATAAATCCTTTGCTCGTATTGATAAGCTCCTTATCAAGATAGGGAAGAAATAGAGACCCGCTTCCACCACGTGCAAGGTCAACAGCAGCAGATTCAATTTCACTTAAAGACTCTTCTATAGAAAGCAAATAGAAGAATAAAATAATAAATACTATAAATCCAGTGATTACAATAAACAGAATGGGTATTGTAGAAAATATTTCATAATTATTGTAGTATATCATTAGCCCCAGCTCAAGCATTGCAACAAGTACCATTATATTAATAAATATGAACTTGCCTCTTATGCTCAATATATAGCGCTCGTTAAATGAAATGCCCCGCTTTACTAAAAGCCATTTGACCTTACGGCGCATCCTACCTGATAAAAGCTCAGCAACAATATACGTTAAAAAGACATATATAAATATTGCTGATGATATCCCTAAAAAAAGAAAAATTACATTAGTGACATTCCCTTTAATGGCTTCATAGATACATACTCCAACCATAACTATTGAGGGATAAATCAATGCTGCCGTCATATTATCCTTTGGGAGATGTTCTAGAGCTTCCAGTAGCTGTATAGCTTCACCATCACTCATAGTCTGATGCAGGGTATTTTTATGAATATATTTATTTATAAAAGAAAGACGGCGGGTAAAGCATGGAATTCCCACTTTATATAACAATCCAAAATGTATATAGTATAATGGCGCATATACAAAAAGAGTTAATGCCGTAAAAAGTATCGCAAAATCAGAACCATTATTGCTGAGATCAAATCGAACAGTAGCCATTAAAAAAAGTGCAATATATGCAGCAATCACAAAACCACCTAAACTGGTAGTGAATGCTATGGCAAATGTGTAAGTAATGTGTTCACTGATAAAATTAAAAATTGCAAAAAAAGGCTTTATTGCCCATGACTCAAATTTCTGTATCGATATCATTCTAATTGCACCTGAAGCGTCACGTATTTTAGATATTTAGAATTTACTTGTTAATTGTAGTATATCATACTTAAAAAATCAATTAAAAAAATTTTTATAATGAGCCAGATGTATTCTCCACAAAAATATTCATATTATTTTCACTGTTATAATATAATATTACCATACCCTTTTAAGTGCCAGAAAAATATTTTTTAATTTGATATTTTACTGTTGACGTAATAAAAATTATAGCTATATACTTTCATTATCGTTAGTACAAAATCAGGATATCTGGTATAATCAATGCAGGAAGCCCCAATTCCAAAATGCACGCAAACGGTTTTGGTTGTAGATGATGAGGAATCCATCAGAAATATATTGTCACGATATTTGTCCTTGAAAGGCTATGCAGTCATTACTGCTTCTGATGGCAATCAGGCTATTGAGCTTCTCCATTCACACCCTGTTGATCTTGTTCTTACTGATTTAATAATGCCAAATGTCAACGGCAGAGAGCTTCTACAGAAAATGGCAGAGCTTTTTCCCGAAATCCCCAAAATAGTCTTAAGTGGTTATGGAACCAATGAAGACATGTTAGTTGCCCTTAAAACTGGTGCCTATGACTTTATACAGAAGCCACTTACCGATTTTGAGATATTGGACAAAGCAGTTGAAAGAGCTGTTGAAAGCAAACTTCTCAAGGAAGAGCGCAACCGTTATATACAGCAGCTAACTTATCTAAATGACATCATAGGTTTTTTAAATAAGGGTGTTTCCCTTGAGCAAATCTTTGATATCATTGCCAGTCGTATGAAAAAAGCAATTCCTTTTAATCGTTTGGCGATAGCTCTAATTAATGATGCTGGTCTTGTGGAAACTACACTGGTATCTTCTGATAAACCAGTACTAATTGCACCTGGTTTTAAATTCCCTTTAGAGGATTCATCACTTGCAATAGTAGCACAAACAAAAAAATATAATATCATAAATGATCTGGAGGAATACAGCAAACAACATAACTCCGAAAAAGCTAACATGCTACTGAAGGAAGGCATGCAATCAACAATGACAATACCTCTTGTTGCAGCTGGAAGGCTTATTGGTTTTTTGTTGTTTGCATCAACAAGCAAAAACACTTTTGTAACGGAACATGTTCAGTTTGCTGAAACCGTGAGTGGCCATATTGTTTTCAGCTTGCAGCGCGGTGAACTTCTGCATCAATTGGATATATACAATAAAAAATTAGAAGAGATAGTTAAAATCCGTACCCACCAGCTTTTAAAAACACAGAAAGCCACAATATTTGCATTGAGCAGTTTAGCAGAGCTTCGCGACCCTGAAACAGGCTATCATCTTGAACGAATCCGTGGATACTGTATGCTACTGGCACAAATTGCTAAATATTCTGCAGGATTCCTTGAAATTAACAATCAGTTTTTACGCGACCTCTACGATTCTTCTATTTTACATGATATTGGCAAAGTAGGAATATCCGACAGTATTTTACTAAAACCAGGAAAACTGACCCATGACGAATTTGAAATAATAAAGACGCACACCACCATTGGATACAATGCGTTAAAGCGTGCATCCGAAGAGATGGGTCAGGATTCTTTTCTCAATATGGCAATGGATGTTACTCTATACCATCATGAAGCGTGGGACGGTTCAGGGTATCCCCACGGATTATCAGGCGAGGAAATACCACTGACTGCACGCATTGTAACTATAGCCGATGTATATGATGCACTCACAACCCACAGACCATATAAGACCGCCTTTGATCACCAGAAAGCAATTGCAATCATGCAAGAGGAATCGCATCGCTACGATCCAAAACTTTTTGAATTATTTATACAAAATGCAGACGATTTTGATGAGATACGAAAAAAGTACCAGTAAAGAGGGATTACATGCAATCATATTATACTTTTGGCAGTTCCATTACCCCATCAGTAAAAAAAATAATAATTTTTACATCAGCTGTGTATATACTACAGCTTTTTGGTAACATTTTTGCTCAAGGAGTAATTGAAAACACCTTTGGGATTCACCACATAGGATTTGCACACCAGTTCAAATTATGGCAACCGTTCACCTACATGTTTCTACACGGGAATTTTTTGCATATATTTTTCAATATGTTTGCACTATGGATGTTTGGCAGTGATCTTGAAGACTTATTTGGCAGTAAAAATTTTATGCGTTTTTACTTATATAGTGGTGTGGGTGCTGGTTTATGCATAGCTTTGATGAACGCATATATATTTGAGCACTATGAATACAACCCTATTACAATAGGAGCATCAGGTGCCATTTATGCACTTCTTTTAGCGTATGGCATGATATGGCCCAATCGTGAAGTGCTCTTATATTTTCTTTTCCCAATAAAAATGAAATATCTGGTGTTAATTTTTGGAGCAATAGAATTTTTTGGCACATTAGCATCAGCTTCAGGAGCTGGTGGGGGAATAAGCCACATAGGCCACTTTGGCGGGCTTGTTACAGGTTTTATTCTTTTAAAGACAAAATTCTGGTACAAGAAAAAAGAGGTTTTCAACCCATTCAACCGGCTTCTAAGGAGCTATCGCTTAGCACAACATAGAAAAAGGATAGAAGACCGAATTAAAGCTAAGGAAATAATTGACACGCTTCTGGATAAAATCACTCGCTATGGTTTTAGCTCGCTGACCAAGGAAGAAAAGCAAGCATTGGAGTGGGCACGCAAACATTACTACCCGGATAATAATGATATTATCCATTAATGGTGGCATACCTGGTACAATAACTTCTTGACATCCTTGTAGAGTATGGCAGTATCGTGTAATACTGTTATATTGAGGTGTCCAATGTACTGGAATGAGGAAATTGAAACATTAAGCCGCAAGGACCTTGAATCATTGCAGTTTAAAAAATTGCAGAAAGCACTGCAGGCTGCTTCACACACACCTTTTTATAAAAAGGTTTTTGAAGAAAATAAAATCAACATTGATAACATCAAAACTCTTGACCATATCAAAGACCTACCGTTTACCACTAAAAACGATCTTAGATTAAGCTATCCTGATGGTATGGTGGCAGTTCCAAGAAAAGAAATAGTCCGTATGCATGCTTCATCAGGGACAACCGGCAAATCCACAGTCATATTCTATACAGCAAAAGATATAAAGGATTGGGCATCACTTGTTGCTCGATGTATGGTTGCTACCGGTGCAACCCCG contains:
- the nhaC gene encoding Na+/H+ antiporter NhaC; amino-acid sequence: MKKKLPSFFDCIALLSITIVLLFTGTVVFKIPIPLLLIISASIAGIKSFLLGHNWSEIESSIVNVIKGTLPAIMILLTVGILSGGFIASGTIPPLIDYGLRLIHPTWILPAAYIVCCISSLVIGSSWTTAATIGVALVGMADAMNVSPAICAGAVVSGAYFGDKLSPLSDTTNLAPGVSDTDLFSHIRAMMATTIPAWGIALIGFIVANIYIVPDTNSRLEQIGSILHTLESSFNLHPVTILPLACVIIMALLRFPAVVILLSGSFVAILIGWLVQSHSLISVLQSAYSGYSIDTDNEIINNLLNRGGIVSFLETTLIILCATGLGGIWESGGYITSLHDNLLHKIKTNKMLIIATVVTATISNIIMAEQYLSIVITGRIYKDAYKRKKLQPFMLSRSLEDGGTVTSALVPWNSCGAFMSSALGVSTVQYLPFAFFNLVMPTVAIVLTALGLFIYRKKEN
- the pepF gene encoding oligoendopeptidase F, producing the protein MQNNIKKIPSREEIPAEYKWDLTPLFLSDSDWEALYKAIENALPTYTQYEGKLQDSFDVFLNAIEFDLSIARDIDRLYTYAHLKSDEDTTNQNAQAMLQKAHAIAQRAAEASSFLVPEIQSLPEAVINNYLSHPEMTLYTFYIEKILRYKDHTLSKEIEEILAMAHEVVIAPVEFFRKLDNADMHFGTITTEDGTTVELSHGNFITFLMNYNRDIRMNAFHTYYQAYSNHKYSLAQSLASSVKKDVFFARVRKFKSCLHQALFPDNIPESVYHYLIETVTSNLHGLFKYLNYRKEALQLDELHFYDTYVPLVEDIPFSMEYEEACNLCAQALHLLGDEYVSVLHKGLLGGWVDRYENRGKISGAYSSGCYDSPPYILMNYDAHTINSLYTLIHESGHSMHSYYSRKNQPYVYHEYTIFVAEVASTLNEILLSHYLLQRYSDNPHMQAYILNREIDEIRGTLFRQTMFAEFELITHTMAENNNPLTFQSLTETYTNLLQKYFGTTITIDSELCIEYLRIPHFYSSFYVYKYATGIAAALSLARHIIKDPDASKRYLQFLSLGGSKFPLEQLRVAGVDMESPAPIIDALHYFDSLVDRFIEIHKKLH
- a CDS encoding SpoIIE family protein phosphatase gives rise to the protein MISIQKFESWAIKPFFAIFNFISEHITYTFAIAFTTSLGGFVIAAYIALFLMATVRFDLSNNGSDFAILFTALTLFVYAPLYYIHFGLLYKVGIPCFTRRLSFINKYIHKNTLHQTMSDGEAIQLLEALEHLPKDNMTAALIYPSIVMVGVCIYEAIKGNVTNVIFLFLGISSAIFIYVFLTYIVAELLSGRMRRKVKWLLVKRGISFNERYILSIRGKFIFINIMVLVAMLELGLMIYYNNYEIFSTIPILFIVITGFIVFIILFFYLLSIEESLSEIESAAVDLARGGSGSLFLPYLDKELINTSKGFIAAAYEVNDIRRNLEQKVEQRTRELNQALMTLKEKNDLIDKELKIAANIQQGILPQTPILHNAIRILAYNRASSDIGGDLFDIIRMPNDCLGILIADVSGHGIPAALVSTMVKISFQEACRKYMLPRRIFADVNNQLVSIIRTQEYATAFFMVIFPTYDVMYANGSHRRAIVCKRNTGTLQYWDTGGIFLGALPNEEVGGLFEDNFGILEPGDRVFLYTDGLPESRNWNNEDFSDERVEKLLLETLDMPIDDAKHYIIAQWEKFLGGTPPRDDMTFVLLELDPIMYNALQHRENGKQLFAEKKYELAIDELKRSVIMNPDDVEALNLLARSYIYTRQFNYALVHLKEYVAKKPDDNQAQYFLAIAHYKLHNYDEAYRAAAHSLSLQPSYIPALSIMAAICAALHKTSEAIEYCNKILAADPGNVKAQKLLQKLSH
- a CDS encoding response regulator, with the protein product MQEAPIPKCTQTVLVVDDEESIRNILSRYLSLKGYAVITASDGNQAIELLHSHPVDLVLTDLIMPNVNGRELLQKMAELFPEIPKIVLSGYGTNEDMLVALKTGAYDFIQKPLTDFEILDKAVERAVESKLLKEERNRYIQQLTYLNDIIGFLNKGVSLEQIFDIIASRMKKAIPFNRLAIALINDAGLVETTLVSSDKPVLIAPGFKFPLEDSSLAIVAQTKKYNIINDLEEYSKQHNSEKANMLLKEGMQSTMTIPLVAAGRLIGFLLFASTSKNTFVTEHVQFAETVSGHIVFSLQRGELLHQLDIYNKKLEEIVKIRTHQLLKTQKATIFALSSLAELRDPETGYHLERIRGYCMLLAQIAKYSAGFLEINNQFLRDLYDSSILHDIGKVGISDSILLKPGKLTHDEFEIIKTHTTIGYNALKRASEEMGQDSFLNMAMDVTLYHHEAWDGSGYPHGLSGEEIPLTARIVTIADVYDALTTHRPYKTAFDHQKAIAIMQEESHRYDPKLFELFIQNADDFDEIRKKYQ
- a CDS encoding rhomboid family intramembrane serine protease, with amino-acid sequence MQSYYTFGSSITPSVKKIIIFTSAVYILQLFGNIFAQGVIENTFGIHHIGFAHQFKLWQPFTYMFLHGNFLHIFFNMFALWMFGSDLEDLFGSKNFMRFYLYSGVGAGLCIALMNAYIFEHYEYNPITIGASGAIYALLLAYGMIWPNREVLLYFLFPIKMKYLVLIFGAIEFFGTLASASGAGGGISHIGHFGGLVTGFILLKTKFWYKKKEVFNPFNRLLRSYRLAQHRKRIEDRIKAKEIIDTLLDKITRYGFSSLTKEEKQALEWARKHYYPDNNDIIH